From the Glandiceps talaboti chromosome 12, keGlaTala1.1, whole genome shotgun sequence genome, one window contains:
- the LOC144443496 gene encoding cyclin-dependent kinase 7-like codes for MATHIGTEDRSRRYEKIDFLGEGQFATVYKAKDIARNDRIVAVKKIKLGQRAEAKDGVNRTALREIKLLQELQHENIIGLLDVFGHKSNISLVFDFMETDLEIIIKDTGNIFLTPAHVKSYLLMTLHGLEYLHKNWILHRDLKPNNLLINEKGILKLGDFGLAKYFGSPNRVYTHQVVTRWYRCPELLYGARIYGTGVDLWAVGCILAELLLRVPFLPGDSDLDQLSRIFQTLGTPTEEVWPSMMSLPDYIEFKKFPGTPLRHIFTAVPDDLLDLIECLLKYDPSTRCTCSQALKMAYFSNKPAPTPPAQLPRPSNVSAEILKEPQQPKVGMKRKLLEKEAAGLAKKLVF; via the exons ATGGCGACACACATTGGTACAGAAGACAGATCGAGACGATACGAAAAAATAGATTTTCTTGGTGAAGGTCAA tTTGCAACAGTTTATAAAGCCAAAGATATTGCCAGGAATGATAGAATTGTAGCTGTAAAGAAG ATAAAACTAGGTCAAAGAGCAGAAGCTAAAGATGGTGTCAACAGAACAGCATTAAGGGAGATCAAGCTACTCCAAGAATTacaacatgaaaatattataggG CTCTTAGATGTGTTTGGCCATAAATCTAACATTAGTCTTGTGTTTGACTTTATGGAAACAGATCTTGAG ATTATTATTAAAGATACTGGTAATATATTTCTGACCCCAGCTCATGTCAAGTCATACCTTTTGATGACATTGCATGGCCTAGAATACCTACACAAGAACTGGATTCTTCACAGG GATTTAAAACCAAATAATTTACTGATTAATGAGAAAGGAATATTAAAACTGGGTGATTTTGGTCTGGCAAAGTATTTTGGAAGTCCTAACAGAGTATACACACATCAGGTTGTCACCAG GTGGTATAGATGTCCTGAGTTACTATACGGTGCTAGGATATATGGTACTGGTGTAGATTTATGGGCTGTTGGTTGTATACTGGCAGAATTACTACTACGAGTACCATTCCTACCAGGTGACTCAGATCTAGATCAACTCAGTAGGATTTTTCAAACTTTAGGAACACCAACAGAAGAAGTTTGGCCT AGTATGATGTCCCTACCAGATTACATAGAATTCAAGAAATTTCCAGGAACACCTCTCAGGCATATATTTACAGCAGTACCGGATGACTTGTTAGACTTGATAGAGTGTTTATTGAAGTATGACCCATCAACAAGGTGTACATGTTCACAG GCACTTAAAATGGCATATTTTAGTAATAAGCCAGCACCAACACCACCAGCTCAGCTACCAAGACCAAGTAATGTCTCAGCAGAAATTTTAAAAGAACCACAGCAGCCCAAAGTTGGAATGAAGAGAAAATTGCTAGAGAAAGAAGCTG CTGGTCTTGCAAAGAAGTTAGTTTTTTGA